The genomic window GGGGCGAAAAAGCGCGCCTGGTGCTGTGCATGATCGTTTGGCAGCGCCCCAACCTCTTGTTGCTGGATGAGCCAACCAACCACTTGGATTTGGCAACCCGTGAAGCGCTTGCGATGGCACTGAATGAGTTTGAAGGCACTGTGATGCTGGTCAGCCACGACCGGGCGCTGCTTCGATCGGTCTGCGATGAGTTTTGGATGGTGTCGCGCGGTGGTGTAGAGCCGTTCGGTGGCGACTTGGACGATTACCAGCGCTATTTGCTGGACGAAGCCAAGCGCCAGCGCGAGCTTGCCAAAGAGGAAGCCAAGGCAGGAGCTATTGCCCCCTCACCTGCTACCTCGGCCCTGCCTGTGGCTCCCGCCGGACCCAGCGCAGATAGCATCAAGAAATGGAAGAAAGAGTTGGCGCAGGTAGAAGCCCAAATGGCGACCCTCAATACCGAAGGCGCCGAATTGGAAGCCAAGCTGTCTACCAATCCCCACCCTTCCGTGATTGCTGAGGCTGGGAAACGCTTGAAAGCAGTCAATGCAGAGCTGCAAACCCTCGAAGAGCATTGGTTGGAGCTGACCACGCAATTGGAAGCGTAAAGGCTTCTTTACGCGGGAGAGGCCTGAACCACCTCTCCCGTGCGTTACCGACGCTCATGAATGAGATTTCGCAGAAGTAAAAAAACCCGCCATCTTTCGATGGCGGGTTTTATCCACTTGTACCGTGGTGGGAACTGAGAGATTCGAACTCTCGACCTACGGATTAAGAGTCCGCTGCTCTACCAGCTGAGCTAAATTCCCAATAAATTGGTGGGACCAGCGGGGGTCGAACCCACGACAAACGGATTAAAAGTCCGCTGCTCTACCAACTGAGCTATGGTCCCGACAGTGTTCTTTAATTACTTATTGAACCCTGCGAAGCCTCAAATTATAGCGCGGTTTTTTGGGTCAAAACGCTGTTTGAGGATAATTTATCAATAATCCATCCGGCAGCACACATGCCGAAGGTTGCAGTCACGCTGACCATAGAGCCATAACCGTGGCAATTGAGCGTGCCATCGCCTTCCAGGGCGCACGAAGCATCGGGGCCGCGCACGGCTTCTTTGCTGTAGACACAAGAAACGCCGATGGACTTTCCCTCTTTCGGCGCTCCATGTTCTTTGCGCAAGCGGTACCGGAGTTGTGCGAGCAAGGGGTCGTGGGTGCAGACACTCAGGTCTCCGATCTCCACCAAATGCGCAGCCCGCTTGCCACCCGCGGCACCCACCGAAATCATCAGTTTCTTATGGCGGCGGGCCCACGCCGCGATCGCTGTCTTGGCGCGAACCTGATCGCAAGCATCAATCACCGCATCCACCTCGGATC from Rhodoferax potami includes these protein-coding regions:
- a CDS encoding tRNA threonylcarbamoyladenosine dehydratase; translated protein: MTVSVDLYPSVVDGERRFSGLARLYGQEPSRSIRSAHVAVIGIGGVGSWAAEALARSGIAELTLVDMDHVSESNINRQLHALTDTVGQSKIEAMAQRIGQINPACKVHLVDDFVTQDNWPGILGSEVDAVIDACDQVRAKTAIAAWARRHKKLMISVGAAGGKRAAHLVEIGDLSVCTHDPLLAQLRYRLRKEHGAPKEGKSIGVSCVYSKEAVRGPDASCALEGDGTLNCHGYGSMVSVTATFGMCAAGWIIDKLSSNSVLTQKTAL